DNA sequence from the Vicia villosa cultivar HV-30 ecotype Madison, WI linkage group LG3, Vvil1.0, whole genome shotgun sequence genome:
CTCTCCCAAACTGACATGTTACCCATAACGTCTCCAACCTCTCCTATCCCCAAATCCCACTCTCCCACTCTTCTATAACTTCCGACTAACGCATCGTTTAAAACCCACCACTCTACTATTTtcccaaaaatcacaaaacactCTCTCTCATAACAATCTCTTCCAACTCACTACTTCCTTTCGGATATGCACATGCAAAATCTAGTAGTATTTTGAGTTTTTCGCCACAGACCCCTAAGAAGGTACGTGGGTGGAAAAAGAAATTCCGTAATCTAAAAGTACCCTTGTTGTTGATATTGCTAGAGTTGAAACACAACTAATCTTAATATTTCAAGGCtaaaatttactttttcaaaattcGTATATATAACAATAGTGcaaatatttaatgcacaaagAATCAAACAATGTTAGAAGCCCAAAATAACCTAGCTGCTATGCTTCCACAAGGTAATAATACTTACAAAATAAATAACTCACACAAATGTTAATCATTCCCTCAGGAACAAAAACAGAAGAACAAAGCATTAGTTACTGGTCTAATATACTAACGCTTTATTCTGTGGTTCTTTTTCCTACTAGAGGGATCCAGAAGCATAGTCCAAAATGTAGCACGGACACGGACACTAACTGGCCGACACCGCTTCCATTTTACGTTAGGGAATGAGAAGAGTGTTTGGTTGCATATTTTGGTGTCCTTTGGAATGTATTTGATGATTGAAGTCCTTCCAATGTTGCAACAACATCTACCATAGGTGGTCTAAATTTAGGATCTGAGTTTAAACATTGTAATGCAAGTGCAGCTGCAGCTTGTGCTCCTTTCTTTGAGTACTGACCACCTAATCTTGTGTCCATGATTCTCAAAACTCTTCTGCTATCATTTAAGAAAGGCATTGCCCAATCCACCAGAGTTTCTTCAGAAAGTCCAGGTCTCGCGTCTTCTACAGCACACTTTCCTGTTAGTAACTCTAACAAAACAACACCGAAGCTGTATACATCACTCCTTGGTGTCAAATGACCTGTTTCATTGAAACCACCCAAATCGTGTTGAAACATAACTCTGTGTGTATGTACATGTCAACAACATTTGATAACTGAAGAAAAATACCTGTAGCAACATACTCTGGAGCAGCATAACCTTGAGTTCCAATAACTCTAGTTGAAACATGAGTATTATCTCCTGTAGGACCATCTCTTGCCAAACCGAAATCCGAAAGCTTTGCATTGAAATCCTACACATAAATTGGACTTGTCTCTCTATCAGAATATGGAAACTTAGAGGTAATTTTCTATAAAAGCAAACTTTAAATGTTACATACTGAATCAAGTAGGATATTGGACGCCTTTAAATCACGAAAGATAACATTTGCATTTAAGGAATGTAAGAATGCTAATCCTTTTGCAACACCAACAGAAATGTTGACACGCGTTAGCCACGCAATAGGTTGAACATTTTCTGCACAATCAATCAAAGAGAGAATTTTTTCTGTCATTCCTGGATCAAATTACAAATCAACAAGTTCTTGTAAGCAATAATGACTTACTTCTGAATAAATGATTTTCCAAACTTCCTTTTTGCATAAACTCATAAACTAGAAGCCTGTTTTTTCCTTGCAAGCAATAACCAATGAGTTTCACAAGATTTTCATGGTGAAGCTGCCCTAGATAATTAACTTCTGCCTGCCAATAGAAAGGAAAGGATGAGAAAATCAGTCAGCTTTCCTATATAATAAACAAATGTCGAGATACACACAAATACGTACCAGCCATTCCTTGTGACCTTGAAAGCTTTCTGGCTTGAGATTCTTAATGGCCACCACAATTCCACTCCCTGGTTTTGTTGGAATATACGTGTTTTCATCAATCCATCCCTTGAAGATACGCCCAAACCCTCCCTCTCCGATTAAATTCTCTCGCCGGAAATTCTTAGTAGCCTCCTTCAGATCAATCAAGCTGAATGACTTAAGCTTACTGGATATTGATGGATCAACATTTTGCTCCCTAGTTTGCAAAGAAGAATTTGAATACGGATTTGTCCTGCTTTGAGGCTTCTTACTTCCTACTTAGAACAACAATCATGAGATTAACTAACTAACTTTAAAAAATCAACTGATATTATTGAGATGACAAGAAACAAACCAGAAATATTTGAGGAAGAAACGTGAGCAACTGGTTTTGTACAAGAACTTCCCATGATGAATGAAGAACAAGAGGGTTGGTTTGATGAAGCTCAAAAAGAGATAAATTAAGGAttcaattatgtttttatttacaaTAAAATGATGACTTTCAAGGTTGTGATTTTTGGCGTTACATGAAAATTGAAATAAACAATGTCTAGTTGCAAGCGGCGGTTCCACTCTCTTTCCTTGTTTTCAATATTCAACTATGCCTTCTATTTGACCCAAACATACAAGTTTTCATACTTTTCATTCCTACTTCCAGTAGGGTCGCACGCATGGAGTAACAATgaaaataaatgtcacatttaattaatatataaaatggtTAAGTATGGTTTtgtctctataaatatttttgaCGTATTTTAGTTTTTGCAAAATTTTTACACAATCTAGTTTAATTTcagctattttttaaaattttgaaaattgtttaattttccttaaatttttaaaattttgaataatcTTTTTCATAGGtgtttaaaatactataaaatatttccttactaaattatataattttttaaaatgagaaaaactaaatatgaatttttttaaatttcaaaagataatgaaaaAGTAATGCAAATATcgatttagaaattaaattttgagttttttttttcaaggAACTTCTTATAATGTTCTAAACATgtatgtaaaataatcattctaaaatacccatcggtttaacagtagggactaaaactacgtgcataataattttgtggggaccaaaacatgtcatttttttaatatggaccaaaaacaaaattttataattttatagggatcaaaaacatatttaaccctttataaaataatattcaatatttcattTTTCTGAGAATATCTCATTACACCTTTGATTCCCTTATGCATCTGACAAAATTTCAAATATGCCTTctgctttcgtagatgcacatcCAGAAACACTTTTTTTTGTCAAAAGTTGAATTTTTCCATAGGCGCATCTACGGAGGTATTTTAAACTAGTGAACATTGGGGAAAATGACAATTTAATTCAGTTCAAGGAATACTCTGCAGGTACATCTGCGGAATAGCTTAGCGCCagaatgttccgtagatgcaccttgTCATACCCAAATTTTCAACCCCCTAAGATTTCACATCATATATTTTCTCACATACATATATACATCATCAACTCAAAGCAGACACCTAGAGCAGTTGTTTGTTTACCAAGTCttcatattagggttttagacctcaataaattcaagaaaaagaTCAATCATTGGCTGAAATGATCCTTAATGCATCACAAAGATCAAGATGACTCATTCATCCACATATAATCTCAAGTTTCATGGCATCAAGCCTCAAGTCATCAAGAACACCAAATTAGGATTTTGGGTTCATAGGGTCTATAGTTAAGATTTTCATTTGGAAAGGATCTCAAGCTTTAAGACATGATGCAAAGAGACCAAACATTCTCATGTACTCAttgtttaccagtgatttctgacaaacaacctctagtcctccaaagtgtttaaacaatctggttactcgcaggatcgactagattgatcctaggacatagtcaaatattATTTCagtgatttgattcatattcaataatctttctagtttgtgaatatatacaactttctAATGTAAATTGCAAAATAACTTTCGACTTTAAATATAACTTTGCATTGAACAAATAACAtgaaatgtaaatatgatgttcTTCACACATACATTGTTTCAGCAAAGACTATTTTCTCTCACGCTGGTACTTcgagtatttttgtgaattttctgtATATTGATTCGAACATATCAATATAAACAATagcactcctatttatactatttCGAACCTAACGGTCTCTACATAGATCTCTGCCACGTTCGATGTTTCGAACGTTTACTTCACTTCAGATGTTCCCACGCATCTGCTAGACAAAACCATTCCATTTGAATTTAAAATCTTCCCGCTTCAGCATTTCGACTATGACAGCGCTTCCGTCGAAGGATACTTGTAAAAGATTATAAAAATAATCATTGGTCGAATAACATCTCTTCCACAAAGAAAGACCCCTAAATAGCTCTACGAAAACCATTTCTTTATTGTAATCCAATACTTCAAAGCATTACAATTCCTTAGTCGAAATCTTCATCTAACAAATTTTCCTCAATAAATGGCTATTTCGAATTCATGCCGAGATAGGCATTTCTTATGATTTTAGATTTCGACTGAATACCTCTTACAGTCCTATAGTAATAATTGTCAATCAATCGTGGTTTGACTTCTCAAAACGTCTCATCGAGACGTGGGTGCAGTTATTGCCATCATAACTTCCCACTCCCGAGGAAACTAAACAGTAATTTTACAGCTGTCCTTTAAGACGGCTGGCATGTGACCCAATACTTCTGCCAAGTGTAACCTACTATCTCGCAGGCTAACTCTATAAAAACCCATCattactttcttcttctcttttcacgcaaaCTTTATCTTCAACCTTCCTCTATTTCACAATCTCTGCAACCTCCTTTCCAGAAAcccttttttctcaaaaaaacctaaaaaaatcacAATGCCTTCTGATAAGCAACAAAAGAAATCAAAGCAAACCAAAGACATTGGATCCTCAAAGAGTTCCGATCTTCATATCATTCTAACAAGCAAGATCGTGACTGCTGGGAATCGGGAGAACATTACACCCCCAAAGCTTACTAAAGAGCAAAGAATTATCATGGCTTCTTAGGTAATGCTTCCATCCCTTCTTTCTGACAGTATATTAGGGTTTTTAGGACCATTGGCCCTGGAAGGTCATTTGGAAAGATGTGTAGAATTTTTTCCATGTCATTTTGACACAAAACCCATAGTAAACAAAACCAACCATTCCAAGAAAAAAGATTCAACCCAGCAATCTGTTGATTCCACTAAGGAAACGAGAGAAGCTTTCCAATTGGACTACATTACGGACAACTTTAGACCATTTCGCTCTTGTCCATCTTTAGATAAATCATATTTATCTTGGTTAGATATAGTTGAGACACAAAAAGCTTCACTTTGGAAAGAATTAGGCATTTTCGACCTGATTCAAATGTCAAAACTAGGGTTTAGTTATTGTCAACCTTTGCTGTTATCTAGCTTGTACTATTGGGACAGTACATATAATACTTTccacctcccatgtggaatgATAACTCCCACACTCTTCGACATAGCTTCCATTTCTGGACTTCCCCCAACAGGAGAGACCTTTGACCCTTATCAGGATGGCAAAAACTTGATCGGATTTAACGTCAAAAATTCTTCTTCCAGTTCCTACATCATTCTATACCATACTTAAGAAGAAATTGTTTCTGATACATAACACATAGCATTCCTAGGTTTGTGGTTATCTAAGTTCGTCTTTTGTTATAAATCTTTGCAAGTTGCAAGGAGATTTCTGTCACTTGCTAACCAATTGCATGTTGGTCGAAAAATATGTCTAAGTGAACTTCTCTTAGCAAGTTTATATGAGAGTTTAGGGTCTGCAAGTGAGAAATTAAAGAATTATAAACCTGGCCTAACTTGCTCCTATCTGGACCTTATTGGCTCCTTCAATTGTGGCTCAATGCCACTTTCGAACCTTCTTTGTCAACACATGGACGAGTTGATGAAAATAGTCCAGATGTAAAAGATAGAAAAATCGAAGGTACCAGACTTCTCCAATTGACTCCTGCTGATAAGGATGTAGATTTGCAAGCTTCTCTTACCCAGTACACTTTGATGTTTTCGAAACTTCATACCTTCACTCCTTTGATGGCTCCATTTGCCAATCGAACTCATGGTCCTTCTTGGTTTACTGCTTCGTTCGAAGATGCTGTTAAAGAAAACAACGCCACGATTGAAAATATATGGCGCATTCTTGCTTCCTCAATTGCTGGTCTTCAGAATTCTGCAAGTAAAAAGCTATGTATGCTTGTTGGCTTATTAACCTAATCTCGTTTCCCGATAATTTGGGTTATGCCAACTTATCCTTGATTCTCTTTTCCGACGAAAACGTGATTTATGTGTTGCGAGCACTATTTGGGCGACTCGGGACATTGCAACACACCAAAAACGTCATGCAGATTTTGCTGACTTCCAATTGATAGCAtactgtcgcgggtcaaaaaatgatCGCTACGAAATGGtaacaaacagagtcgccaccaaattttatttattccaatgggaaagggaaaatattgataaaacccttgGGAAATGAAAACAATGGATAAGTTGGTTTTcacaaccaaatttgggttcgggagtcggttaagcaaggggaaggtattagcaccccctacctccatcgtactcgatgagacccatttagttatttcGCAATCAAGAGTTAGCTTAAGTCTACGTTTGTTTAATCAAGAGAAAGAACATGTTTTTTTGGTTTTATTATtgtggaaaaaaaaagaaaagattttttattattatgctcgccaagacatttgagtcttgtgcctacatatcttcaatggaagaatcagagcgattgtagttcgaaaTAAAAACTACGAGTTCGTTGATTGGTTTTATGAAGGATGTTTAattttttggttcaaaggatcaaaggtattcaagaggtgttcaccccttgtcacttaatcactttgatttaattaagaaataacttttaaggtttggttcaaaggatcgaaggtattcaagaggtgttcaccccttgtcacttaatcactttgatttaattaataaataacttttaaagttttgattcaaaggatcaaatgtattcaagaggtgttcaccccttgtcacttaatcactttgatttaatgtttgattcaaaggatcgaaggtattcaagaggtgttcaccccttgtcacttaatcactttgatttaatgtttgattcaaaggatcgaagttattcaagaggtgttcacccctggTCACTTAATCACTATGATTTAATGTTTAATTCataggatcgaaggtattcaagaggtgttcaccccttgtcacttaatcactttgatttgatgtttgattcaaaggatcgaaggtattcaagaggtgttcaccccttgtcacttaatcactttgatttaatgtttgattcaaaggatcgaaggtattcaagaggtgttcaccccttgtcacttaatcactttgatttaatgtttgattcataggatcgaaggtattcaagaggtgttcaccccttgtcacttaatcactttgatttaatgtttgattcaaaggatcgaaggtattcaagaggtgttcaccccttgtcacttgatctcttTGATATAGTTAAGAAAAGAAGATTAAgaacttgacgttggatcaagtgttttagggtttatgaaatgggtctaatcgcacttgggcggagAAGACAAACTTTGAAATGAGATTCGCACTTGGGCAAAGAAAAGCTTCGTGCTTGGACGAAGAATGAAATTGAGAATTTGAATTGATTTTAGGTTTTTTGTGAGAAGTTTTGAAATGAACTCGATGTTGGATCGAGTGTTTATTAAatgaaaattgtttttaaaaaaaggaTTGATTCTAAGTAAAAAGACttgtttttatttatgtttttttaatatattttgataaaGGAAATTACTactacaatttttaaaaattattaaaagaaagaagaaattattattttaaaattttgattaacTAACATGAGAGAAAAAAGGGTGTTAAAAAAACAATTTGTTGAAAAAAGAACTTGGGCTAGGGCTGAAAGCCCAATAGTTATGTTCAGGAGGCGCAGGGGGTGTGTTATTAGAAAAGAGGTGGTGATCCGAAGCTGGGCTGAAGACAAAGCCCAACTGGGTTTAAAGAAACCCTAATATCCCAAAGTAGTCAGCCACCCCAGGTTATGTGAAACAAATGCCAATTTACCATTCTGAAAATAAACtctattaaaagaaaaataaaaacaaaaacaaccagACTCTCTCTTGATCGGTGAAACGAAACAACACCGGCAACGAAATCCATCAATCTCACTTCGTCGCTCTGTTCTCATTCTCGCGATTCTTTCTCATTCTCTCGGCTCTCTCTCATGTTCTAAAACAAACATCACAAACTCTCCGCGATTCCTCATAGCTCTTGATCTCGTGCTCTCTCGTTCTTTCGTGGAATCTCCCACTCGCTCTCTAATCGCGATCTCTCACGATCATGGCTCAACAACAATTCAAAAAAACATAAACCCGAAGCCTTAATTTCTCGTTATGATTCGATTACAGTTACATGGAAATCAGAAGCGGGAATAAAAAATAGGAGCAAGAACAAGAATTCCAGGTATACCTCTACGCTTTAACCGATTCTATCTCTTCTTTAATCTCTCTCGTCTCACTCGCTTTACTCTGCTCGAGTATTCTTCTTCTGAGCTTCTGTGTGTTGTTGTGTTTCTTTATTGAAGTGAGGTTCTGAGAAATTGGGTGTTATTGCTGAGTGTTCTGTGAGTTGAAGATATGCGGTGCGGATTGTTGTAAGTTTGAGTGAGTTTTTACGGTCAGTTTCGTGAGAGGTTCGTGAAAGGGTGGTCTGTGGTTCAGTTGAAAATGAATGAGTGATTCGTTGGTTTATTGCTCTGTCAGAGTAGTTGATTGTGATGCTGTGATCAGCGGCATTATGTTGGTGTGATGAAGAGGAAGGTCGTTACGTGATGATTTTTTGAAGGTAAGGTACGGTTGTAAGAGGTTTGTGTATGGTTTTGAGGTTGCTGCTGAATGGTTTTGAGTGAAGGGTTTAACAGAGGTTCCTTGCTATATTTTTTTGGCTCCCTGTTGATGAAGAAGTTAGGTCCTTTTATAAGTGAACTGGTGAGGAATTGGGGTAGTTTTTGGGGGGAAATTAAGATAGGTTTGAAGATTTTTTATGTACTGGTTTTTTTCACTTTTTGAAGCAGGTTTTGTTTTGGCTATTTGAGTGTAAGCTTTGGACTATTATGGTGGTTGGAGCAAGATGCAAAGCAAGAGGTAGCAGGGTGATAGTGCTGCAGAATGaagattttttttttccttttttttctctataaCTTGCTAAGACAAACTATGTAACGCAATTtcttactttattattattaataatattgtaACACTAAAGCAATGGataagtatatatttttttaactttaataaaaacaaattaatcaatacttattataaaataaaaatgcaaaattaactaaaaatttaaatattattcacAATGCCAATTCAATTAATAATTACTTTAActattaaagaaaatattaatctcaataataacaaatttaactattaattcaattaacaaaaacaatgtcaagaaaaatcaaacataaaagatGTAAAGTCGAAAATGTGACACACTCGAATGAGTGAAAATGTatggggcaaaaattggggtatgacagatgcccctatttaattatctttagccagATAGAATGAATGACTTTGGTGTTCGTGATATCGGTGGCAGAaggtaattaaataaaaaaaatgcccGAATTTTGCCCCTTGATGCAATGAGATGCTATGAATGTGTGGATTCTCGCTGGGATACGAAAAACGGAAGTAAATCTCTGTGGGGATTGATAAAATCATTGTGTGAAGGAGTTCTAGTGGGAAGACTTGCTGGGGAAAGCAATGGTGCCAAGAAGTCATTTTCGATAAAATATCAACTAGTGAGTTGATTCCAAAAAGAAATTATCACCAGCCGGTGGACGGGTGAAAAGTAGACACGTCGTCTTCAACCAATGGATTGAGTTCGAACAAAAAGAAATAAGTCAACATCAATCGGGGAATTGACAGAGGTAGACAAATTATCCTTAACTAGTGGAATGGGTTTGAGATAAATAGGAAAAGCCATTATCAACCAGTGGATTGATGAAGGTAAGTCAGCTGGTGAACTGATTTCAAAAGACAAGATAGAACTAACATCAACCGGTGGATTGATGAAAGGTGACACGATGTCCTCAACCAGTGGATTGAGTTCGAACAATTAAGAAAGAAGAAATGCATCAACCAGTGGATTGATGGAAGTAAACAAAATGTCACCAACTATTGAGTTGACTTTAAAACAAAACATGACTAACATTAACAAGTGGACTAATGAAGGTGAAACAAATTTGTTATCAACTAGTGAGTTAACTCTATCAACCAGCGGATTGACAAAGAAAAACTgctttcaaccagtgggttgcttTGATCTAAGCGGAAAGTAAATGATCGACTATAACCAGCGAGTTAACAAGATGAACGATAAATTTCAACCAGTGGGTCGGCAAGGCAAATTATAAATTTCACCTAGTGGGCTGACAAAAGACTATCCTCAACTAGTGGGTTGATTCAAAATGACAAGCCAATGATTAATTTCAACCAATGGATCGACAAAACAAGTGatcttcaatcagtggattgacacggaaaagataaacttcaaccagtgggttgacaaaacaagtgatgttcaatcagtggattgaaaCGAAAAATGATTAATTTCAACCAGCAGGTCGACAAAACAAAtgatattcaatcagtggattgacacgaaaaaagataaatttcaaccagtgggttgacgaAACAAGTGATATTCAATCAGCGGATTGACACGAAAAAAGATAAATTTCAACCAATGGGTTGACGAAACAagtgatattcaatcagtggattgaaacgaaaaatgattaatttcaaccagtgggttgacaaaacaagtgatgttcaatcagtggattgaaaCGAAAAATGATTAATTTCAACCAGCGGGTCGACAAAACAAATGATATTCAATCAGTAGATTGACACGAAAAAAGATaaatttcaaccagtgggttgacgaaacaagtgatattcaatcagtggattgacacgaaaaatgattaatttcaaccagtgggttgacaaaacaagtgatgttcaatcagtggattgacacaaaaaagataaacttcaaccaatgggttgacaaaacaagtgatcttcaatcagtggattaacacggaaaaagataaacttcaaccagtgggttgacaaaacaagtgatgttcaatcagtggattgacacgaaaaagataaacttcaaccagtgggttcgACCAATGGTGGACAGACTTCTATTATCGGAATATGTACACCACTAAAGAAATTGATGCTAGTCAAATGAAAGCTTTTTCATCTTTGCGGGACCAATCTTACAAAGGTAAAATTACACATTATGAAGAAATCCAAGCATTCCAACAGTACTTTGAAACTGTCTATAATCCTACCCAGATTCTTCGAACGGTTTGTGATGCAGCCCCTATTCTAAAAGAAAAGTTTGAAAAACAAATTTCTAAAAGAAAGACTCTCAAAGCTGTAAAACCCGAGTTCAGATATGACTTGGCCTTTGAGTTTGAACCACCCAAATTTCCAAGATTACCTAGTGTAGATTTTTCTTTATCATTTTCCCCCTTACCCAAATTGGTTTGTATGTGGGGATCTCTGTAAAGAGTTGACAAATGATCGACAAAAACCTGCTAAAAGAGTGGTTGCAACCAAACATACCTTAGACAGTTTCAAAGGCTTTCTTCACTTCGACTTCGATGCAGTGAGGATTACCTCTCCAGTGGGTCAAGGTGTGGAATGTTTGGATTTCTTGATTTTACAACCTTTCAACCTACTAATCTTTGACATATTGCATGTTTCAGCCAAATTATCGTCTTTTCAGCCATCGAAAGGAAAACGCCAAAAAAAGATAAACCTGCGGCGAAAACCGCTTGTAGCATGACCACTTCCTCAAGTCAAGGAGTTCCATTTGACGAAGTTGCTCCCAAAACAACGAAAAAATCAAAGGTATTTAATGATATGATCTtttatttctttcccttttttctAAAGGCCtttgtctttttctttttcagggtAGTGGCAAACCTCCTTTGACGCCAAGCAAAAGAAAAAACTCCAGTGGTGATGCCACTGCTGTCGAAGAACATGAGGAAAACGCTTCTTTTAAACCAAaagagaagaaacaaaagaaacatAAGGCAACCGTCTCTTCTTATCAAGATACGAACCTTGCCAATGTTCAACTCAAAATCGTTCCTCCCCTTCCCAAAAATCCTCAACTTCAACCTTCTAGCAATTTGATTCTGGAGCACATTGGGAGCAATGCTTATGAACCGGACACTCAACCGATAATAATTTCTCACTATCTTCCTCTTTCCGAAAAGATGAATCTCCTTTCTATTTTAATACTCTTCTTTTTAGGAAAAAACCATGATCCCCATTACTACCAATCAAGGTGATCCTTCAGATGATGGGAACCCAACCCCACCCTCAAGCAATGTTGCTCAAAAGAAAGGATCTTCGACTAGAGCACCACTACTTGAACCGATTGACGCTCAGCAAGAACACGATATTTCTTCTCCTATCGAAGACATGGGAAAGGATTTGGCACACACTGAAGAGGCAAACTTAGGAggtgaagattctgaagaaactccta
Encoded proteins:
- the LOC131662547 gene encoding probable serine/threonine-protein kinase PBL2, whose amino-acid sequence is MGSSCTKPVAHVSSSNISGSKKPQSRTNPYSNSSLQTREQNVDPSISSKLKSFSLIDLKEATKNFRRENLIGEGGFGRIFKGWIDENTYIPTKPGSGIVVAIKNLKPESFQGHKEWLAEVNYLGQLHHENLVKLIGYCLQGKNRLLVYEFMQKGSLENHLFRKNVQPIAWLTRVNISVGVAKGLAFLHSLNANVIFRDLKASNILLDSDFNAKLSDFGLARDGPTGDNTHVSTRVIGTQGYAAPEYVATGHLTPRSDVYSFGVVLLELLTGKCAVEDARPGLSEETLVDWAMPFLNDSRRVLRIMDTRLGGQYSKKGAQAAAALALQCLNSDPKFRPPMVDVVATLEGLQSSNTFQRTPKYATKHSSHSLT